From the genome of Mycobacterium dioxanotrophicus, one region includes:
- a CDS encoding TIGR03618 family F420-dependent PPOX class oxidoreductase, which produces MPTLDEAAELARDDHGLAVVSTLRADATIQSTLVNAGVLAHPATSVPALGFVTYGRVKLANLRARPQISVTFRNGWQWATVEGRAELAGPDDPQPWLDPERLRLLLREIFTAAGGTHDDWDTYDRVMAEQGRTAVLVAPTRVYSNG; this is translated from the coding sequence ATGCCGACACTGGACGAGGCCGCCGAACTGGCCCGAGATGACCATGGCCTGGCGGTGGTGTCGACCCTGCGCGCCGACGCGACCATCCAGTCCACGCTCGTCAACGCCGGCGTCCTGGCGCACCCGGCAACATCGGTACCGGCTCTCGGGTTCGTCACGTATGGCCGCGTGAAGCTCGCGAATCTGCGTGCCAGGCCGCAGATCTCGGTCACATTCCGCAACGGCTGGCAGTGGGCCACCGTCGAGGGACGTGCCGAGCTGGCAGGTCCCGACGATCCGCAACCCTGGCTGGATCCCGAACGACTGCGACTCTTGCTGCGCGAGATCTTCACCGCCGCCGGCGGCACCCACGACGATTGGGACACCTACGACCGGGTGATGGCCGAACAGGGCCGCACAGCCGTACTCGTCGCGCCCACAAGGGTTTACAGCAACGGGTAG
- a CDS encoding LysR substrate-binding domain-containing protein — protein sequence MNVFDPELLRTFLAVERAGGFTAAGRVLGLRQSTVSGHIARLEQAVGRELIRRDTRNLALTADGAAMVGFARRILDVEAEAKRHFGSRLTGFIRLGASDDLVTRELPDVLVEFQRAYPGVDLELVVGLSENLKTRMAAGELDLMVAKRLPGEQHGQLLWRDRLVWAGRAGLTDVADPVPVVTYPTPSLTRRVALRALERERRTWRIACVSDSQLGLQAAALAGLGIVPHAETLLPAGLFPVDDDRLPDLGELEFVLLRRRTAPSEPEQALYDAIVDGANRMHR from the coding sequence ATGAATGTGTTCGACCCGGAGTTGCTGCGGACCTTCCTCGCGGTCGAGCGGGCAGGCGGTTTCACGGCAGCCGGCCGGGTGCTGGGGTTGCGGCAATCCACGGTGAGCGGTCATATCGCACGCCTGGAACAGGCTGTCGGCCGCGAGCTGATCCGGCGGGACACCCGGAATCTGGCATTGACGGCCGACGGCGCGGCGATGGTCGGATTCGCGCGTCGCATCCTCGACGTGGAAGCCGAGGCCAAGCGGCATTTCGGCTCGCGGCTCACCGGTTTCATCCGGCTCGGCGCCTCCGACGACCTGGTGACGCGCGAATTGCCCGACGTGCTGGTCGAATTCCAGCGGGCCTATCCGGGCGTGGACCTCGAGCTCGTCGTCGGCCTGAGTGAGAATCTCAAAACGCGCATGGCCGCGGGTGAACTGGACCTGATGGTGGCCAAGCGGTTGCCCGGTGAGCAGCACGGCCAGCTGTTGTGGCGGGACCGATTGGTGTGGGCCGGACGGGCAGGGCTGACCGACGTCGCCGATCCGGTTCCCGTCGTGACCTATCCGACGCCGAGCCTGACGCGCCGCGTCGCGTTGCGCGCGCTGGAACGTGAGCGGCGCACCTGGCGGATCGCATGCGTCAGCGACAGTCAATTGGGTCTGCAGGCCGCGGCGCTGGCCGGGCTCGGTATCGTCCCGCATGCCGAAACGCTGTTACCGGCAGGCCTTTTCCCGGTGGACGACGATCGGCTTCCGGATCTCGGTGAACTCGAATTCGTGCTGCTGCGTAGGCGTACCGCGCCGTCGGAGCCCGAGCAGGCGCTCTACGACGCCATCGTCGACGGTGCGAACCGCATGCACCGCTGA
- a CDS encoding bile acid:sodium symporter family protein: protein MLAKLRIDGFLLGLVASMAVGLLVPARGDAANALEWATKVAIAVLFFLYGTRLEPREALEGLKHWRLHTTVLAATYVLFPLLGLAMRMLVPSVLTDELYLGMLYLCLLPSTVQSSIAFTSIARGNVAAAVVSASTSNMLGIFITPLLVTLLMQTSGGATVSATSILEIVLQLLVPFIAGQVLRSKLHRLLSHTTLTKVVDRGSVYLVVYAAFSAGMAEHIWTGMRATSVIAVIAVSVMLLAVVLGVTAGVARLLRFDRADRIVVIFCGSKKSLATGLPMATVLFAGHPVGLIVLPLMIFHQIQLITCAALAGRWGRRAAEHEATASPLPARA from the coding sequence GTGCTCGCCAAACTCCGCATCGATGGGTTCCTGCTCGGCCTGGTCGCTTCGATGGCCGTCGGCCTGCTGGTACCTGCGCGCGGCGACGCCGCAAATGCCCTGGAGTGGGCGACCAAGGTGGCCATCGCCGTGCTTTTCTTCCTGTACGGCACACGCCTGGAACCGCGGGAGGCCCTGGAGGGACTGAAGCATTGGCGGCTGCACACCACCGTGCTGGCCGCGACCTACGTCCTGTTCCCGCTCCTCGGCCTGGCGATGCGGATGCTGGTCCCGTCCGTGCTCACCGACGAGCTCTACCTCGGCATGCTCTACCTGTGTCTGCTGCCGTCCACCGTGCAGTCCTCCATCGCCTTCACCTCCATCGCCCGGGGCAATGTCGCCGCCGCGGTCGTCAGCGCGTCGACGTCGAACATGCTCGGTATCTTCATCACCCCGCTGCTGGTGACGCTGCTGATGCAGACCAGCGGCGGCGCGACCGTCTCGGCAACCTCCATCCTGGAGATCGTCCTGCAGCTGCTGGTGCCGTTCATCGCCGGGCAGGTGCTCCGGTCGAAACTGCACCGGCTGCTGTCACACACCACGCTCACGAAGGTCGTCGACCGGGGATCGGTGTATCTCGTGGTGTACGCGGCCTTCAGTGCCGGTATGGCAGAACATATTTGGACGGGCATGAGGGCCACGAGCGTCATCGCGGTCATCGCGGTCAGCGTGATGCTGCTGGCGGTGGTGCTAGGCGTCACCGCGGGCGTGGCACGGCTGCTGCGCTTCGACCGGGCCGACCGCATCGTGGTGATCTTCTGCGGCTCGAAGAAGAGCCTGGCGACCGGTCTGCCGATGGCCACCGTACTGTTCGCCGGCCATCCGGTCGGGCTGATCGTGTTGCCGCTGATGATCTTTCACCAGATTCAGCTCATCACCTGCGCGGCATTGGCGGGGCGGTGGGGCAGGAGGGCGGCGGAACACGAAGCGACGGCGTCGCCGTTACCGGCGCGCGCGTAG
- a CDS encoding LysR family transcriptional regulator ArgP, whose protein sequence is MRIDGQQLAALAAVVESGSFDAAAARLHVTPSAVSQRIKALEQRVGQVLVVREKPCVATPAGVPLLRLAAQTALLESEALAEMGGEAAPWTRIALAVNADSMATWFTTVLARLPGVLFDIHIEDQDHSAQLLREGVVMGAVTTERRSVPGCRVHPLGAMRYVPVATVDYVERYLPHGFTAAAAAQAPSLAWNRADALQDSLVRKVFRKDVGRPVHFIPTAEGFGAAVRAGLGWGMYPEELVEPSWVPIAPQHLDVPLYWQCWKLDSEMVSTVTDTIRSAAAGLRARR, encoded by the coding sequence ATGCGCATCGACGGCCAGCAGCTCGCTGCGCTGGCCGCTGTGGTCGAGTCGGGAAGCTTCGACGCGGCCGCGGCCCGCCTGCATGTCACGCCGTCGGCGGTGAGTCAGCGGATCAAAGCCCTGGAGCAACGGGTGGGCCAGGTCCTGGTAGTCCGCGAAAAGCCTTGCGTCGCAACACCAGCCGGAGTTCCGCTGCTGAGGCTGGCAGCGCAGACCGCACTGCTGGAGTCTGAGGCGCTGGCCGAGATGGGTGGCGAAGCGGCTCCCTGGACCCGTATTGCATTGGCCGTCAACGCCGATTCGATGGCAACCTGGTTCACCACCGTGCTGGCACGGCTGCCCGGTGTGCTGTTCGACATCCACATCGAGGACCAGGACCACTCGGCGCAGTTGCTGCGCGAAGGCGTGGTGATGGGCGCGGTGACCACCGAGCGCAGGTCCGTGCCGGGCTGCCGCGTCCACCCACTGGGTGCCATGCGGTACGTGCCCGTGGCCACCGTCGACTACGTCGAGAGGTACCTGCCGCACGGGTTCACCGCGGCGGCTGCCGCGCAGGCGCCGTCCCTGGCGTGGAACCGCGCCGATGCGTTGCAGGACAGCCTGGTACGCAAGGTGTTCCGCAAAGACGTCGGCCGCCCGGTCCACTTCATCCCGACCGCAGAGGGTTTCGGCGCGGCGGTACGCGCGGGGTTGGGGTGGGGCATGTATCCCGAGGAACTCGTCGAGCCATCCTGGGTCCCGATCGCCCCGCAGCATCTCGACGTCCCGCTGTACTGGCAGTGCTGGAAACTCGACAGCGAGATGGTCTCGACCGTCACCGATACGATCCGCTCGGCGGCGGCGGGCCTACGCGCGCGCCGGTAA
- a CDS encoding sugar phosphate isomerase/epimerase family protein has protein sequence MKIALDPTPFHHSHGLLEFPRVVAELGYEYVQLTPHRDFIPFFNHPRADDDLVAKFRKACADAGVGIASVLPVLRWSSPDPDARDAAVRNWKRVIQITVDLGVNVINTEFSGRPEKAEESERAFFRSMEELLPIIEREGLDVRIDPHPDDFVEDGLEALRIIRGVNSPNIGMVYVACHTYHMGGNMSEIIRTAGDKLRLVHVADTMDHHRSHGLRYITNPPGNPVRVHQHLKIGDGDIDWDEFFSCLAAIGFYDRPDTVMVSSVFAEDETAPDVSRYQLATMTDYVAKYR, from the coding sequence ATGAAGATCGCGTTGGATCCCACGCCGTTTCATCACTCGCACGGATTGTTGGAGTTTCCGCGGGTGGTGGCGGAGTTGGGTTATGAGTATGTGCAGTTGACGCCGCACCGGGATTTCATCCCGTTTTTCAATCACCCACGCGCCGATGACGATCTGGTCGCCAAGTTCCGCAAGGCGTGTGCCGACGCGGGCGTCGGGATCGCGTCGGTGCTGCCGGTGCTGCGTTGGTCGAGCCCTGACCCCGATGCCCGTGACGCCGCGGTGCGTAACTGGAAACGCGTCATCCAGATCACCGTCGACCTGGGCGTCAACGTCATCAACACCGAATTCTCCGGCCGCCCCGAGAAAGCCGAGGAGTCCGAGCGGGCGTTCTTCCGGTCCATGGAAGAGCTGCTGCCGATCATCGAACGCGAGGGCCTCGACGTGCGCATCGATCCGCACCCCGATGATTTCGTCGAAGACGGCCTGGAAGCGTTGCGCATCATCCGCGGGGTCAACTCGCCCAACATCGGCATGGTGTACGTGGCGTGTCACACCTACCACATGGGTGGCAACATGTCCGAGATCATTCGGACCGCCGGCGACAAGCTGCGGTTGGTGCATGTGGCCGACACCATGGACCATCACCGCAGTCACGGCCTGCGCTACATCACCAATCCGCCCGGCAACCCGGTGCGGGTGCATCAGCACCTCAAGATCGGTGACGGCGACATCGACTGGGATGAGTTCTTCTCCTGCCTGGCCGCTATCGGTTTCTACGACCGGCCCGACACCGTCATGGTCTCCAGCGTGTTCGCCGAGGACGAGACCGCGCCCGACGTGTCGCGCTATCAGCTGGCCACCATGACCGATTACGTGGCCAAGTACCGCTGA
- a CDS encoding Gfo/Idh/MocA family protein translates to MSDLRVAVLGVGLMGADHVERLSSRISGARVAVVNDFLTDKAEKLAAGIPGCRAIGDPLDAIADPDVDAVVLATPGPTHEKQLLACLDHGKPVLCEKPLTTDVESALAVVKREAELGKRLIQVGFMRRFDDEYMALKAMLDEGELGQPLVLHCAHRNPAVPHGFDSAMVVRDSLVHEIDVTRFLFDEEIASIQIIKPAPNPAGPEGLSDPQIAILRTASGKHVDVELFVHTGVAYEVRTEVVAERGSAMIGLDVNVVRRSQPGMWGGRITPGFRERFGRAYDTEIQRWVDAVRSGANVDGPTAWDGYAAAAVCEAGVESLRSGQPVEVSLVARDSIPGA, encoded by the coding sequence ATGTCCGATCTTCGAGTTGCCGTCCTGGGCGTCGGCCTGATGGGCGCCGACCACGTCGAGCGGTTGTCGTCGCGCATCTCCGGTGCGCGAGTTGCGGTTGTCAACGACTTCCTCACCGACAAGGCCGAGAAGCTCGCCGCGGGGATCCCCGGCTGCCGGGCGATCGGCGATCCGCTGGATGCGATCGCCGATCCCGACGTCGACGCGGTGGTGCTGGCAACCCCGGGGCCGACGCACGAGAAGCAGCTGCTGGCATGCCTCGATCACGGCAAGCCGGTGCTGTGTGAGAAGCCGTTGACCACCGACGTCGAATCGGCGCTCGCAGTTGTCAAGCGCGAAGCCGAGCTAGGCAAGCGGCTCATCCAGGTCGGGTTCATGCGCCGCTTCGACGATGAGTACATGGCGTTGAAGGCGATGCTCGACGAGGGCGAGCTGGGACAGCCGCTGGTTTTGCACTGCGCGCATCGCAACCCGGCCGTGCCACACGGTTTCGACAGCGCCATGGTGGTGCGTGATTCGCTGGTCCACGAGATCGATGTCACCCGGTTCCTGTTCGACGAAGAGATCGCGTCCATCCAGATCATCAAGCCAGCACCGAATCCCGCTGGCCCAGAAGGACTTTCCGACCCGCAGATCGCCATCCTGCGCACTGCGAGTGGCAAGCATGTCGACGTCGAGCTGTTCGTCCACACCGGGGTGGCCTATGAGGTGCGCACCGAGGTGGTTGCCGAGCGCGGTTCGGCGATGATCGGCCTGGACGTCAATGTGGTCCGTAGGAGCCAACCGGGCATGTGGGGTGGGCGGATCACGCCAGGATTCCGGGAGCGCTTCGGCCGGGCCTATGACACCGAAATCCAACGGTGGGTCGACGCAGTTCGTAGCGGAGCGAACGTCGATGGGCCCACCGCCTGGGACGGCTACGCCGCTGCCGCGGTATGTGAGGCGGGCGTCGAATCCCTGCGATCCGGCCAGCCGGTCGAGGTGTCCCTGGTCGCGCGCGACTCGATTCCAGGAGCATGA
- a CDS encoding LacI family DNA-binding transcriptional regulator, producing the protein MADVAERAGVSRTLVSFILDGKPGASEETRQRVLAVADEIGYRPDSAARLLAQGRSRTIGVLTDVHQLFQAELVTNIYPAAESCGYDMLLSANLRDHPESTFVESLLSHRCGSLILLGPRSTHDYLKRLAERAPTVVVGRRLAHVDSAAMLATVRTNDAKGMRLAVDYLVDLGHRDIHHVDGGDDPGSADRRRAYRAAMRSHGLADRVAVIPGAHNEQAGAAAARAMLDAGSLPTAVLAGNDRCALGLLDVFTRAGVDIPGELSLIGYDDSHLSDNPRIDLTTIHQDAAGLAQHAVRLAVAMLEGRSEADDVVLEPKLVVRSTTAQVKDPHSLAETTVFGAIPPESRQKP; encoded by the coding sequence ATGGCCGACGTCGCCGAACGCGCGGGAGTGTCGCGAACGCTGGTCTCGTTCATCCTCGACGGCAAGCCGGGTGCGAGCGAGGAGACCCGGCAAAGGGTTCTGGCGGTCGCCGACGAGATCGGTTATCGCCCCGACTCGGCGGCGCGACTGCTGGCTCAGGGCCGCAGTCGCACCATCGGAGTGCTCACCGACGTGCACCAGTTGTTCCAGGCCGAGCTGGTGACCAACATCTACCCGGCCGCCGAAAGCTGCGGCTACGACATGCTGCTGTCGGCCAACCTGCGCGACCATCCCGAGTCGACGTTCGTCGAGTCGCTGCTGAGCCACCGCTGCGGCAGCCTGATCCTGTTGGGCCCCAGGTCAACTCATGACTACCTGAAGAGACTCGCCGAACGCGCCCCGACCGTCGTGGTGGGCCGCAGGCTCGCCCACGTCGACAGCGCCGCCATGTTGGCGACGGTCCGCACCAACGACGCCAAGGGCATGCGGTTGGCCGTCGACTATCTGGTCGATCTCGGCCACCGCGACATCCACCACGTCGACGGCGGCGACGATCCCGGTTCGGCCGACCGCCGCCGCGCGTATCGCGCCGCGATGCGCAGTCACGGGCTCGCCGACCGCGTCGCGGTGATCCCGGGCGCCCACAACGAGCAGGCCGGTGCGGCCGCAGCGCGGGCCATGCTCGACGCGGGCAGCCTGCCAACCGCGGTGTTGGCCGGCAACGACCGCTGCGCGTTGGGTCTGCTCGACGTGTTCACCCGCGCCGGCGTCGACATCCCCGGCGAGTTGTCCTTGATCGGCTACGACGACAGTCATCTGTCGGACAACCCGCGCATCGATCTGACCACCATCCATCAGGATGCGGCAGGGCTGGCTCAGCACGCCGTGCGACTGGCGGTGGCGATGCTGGAGGGCCGCAGCGAAGCCGACGACGTCGTACTGGAACCCAAGCTGGTGGTGCGCTCCACGACGGCGCAAGTGAAGGACCCCCACTCGCTCGCCGAGACGACGGTTTTTGGCGCGATTCCGCCCGAAAGTCGCCAGAAACCGTAG
- a CDS encoding MarR family winged helix-turn-helix transcriptional regulator, with protein MPTPTEVEVDPLALERQVCFALAISNRAVQAVYRPLLEPLGITHPQYLVMLALWDHQRSDAAGMPPLTVKQIAAALQLESATLSPMLKRLETLGLITRTRSTGDERSTDIGLTEAGVALREQALQIPPAVVARLGVDMAELEELHRVLTRINTAALAANALTAGT; from the coding sequence ATGCCCACACCAACTGAGGTGGAAGTCGATCCGCTCGCCCTTGAGCGACAGGTCTGTTTCGCGCTGGCCATCAGCAACCGCGCGGTGCAGGCCGTCTACCGGCCCCTGCTGGAGCCACTGGGCATCACCCACCCGCAGTACCTGGTGATGTTGGCGCTGTGGGACCACCAGCGGTCGGACGCCGCGGGCATGCCCCCGCTGACGGTCAAGCAGATCGCCGCGGCACTGCAGCTCGAATCCGCGACGCTCTCACCGATGCTCAAGCGGCTCGAAACGCTGGGCCTGATCACCCGCACCCGCAGCACGGGCGACGAACGCTCGACCGACATCGGCCTGACCGAGGCCGGCGTCGCCCTGCGTGAGCAGGCCTTGCAGATCCCGCCGGCCGTCGTCGCCCGATTGGGCGTCGACATGGCCGAGCTCGAGGAGCTGCACCGGGTACTCACCCGGATCAACACCGCGGCCTTGGCCGCCAACGCACTCACCGCCGGAACCTAG
- a CDS encoding DUF5313 domain-containing protein — protein sequence MAKDRPNPIQYLTYAYGRRLPDSMREWVAHDLADYGAVRRHMVRMAIPPLLVLAPLWLLPASLYVHMEMTVPIYIWALLMALALNKVWRRHRLAQHNLDPNLVDEIKYKKEAHIHEDYIRRFGPRPESARFQANSSPF from the coding sequence ATGGCGAAAGACCGCCCGAATCCAATCCAGTACCTCACCTACGCGTATGGCCGGCGGCTGCCCGACTCGATGCGCGAGTGGGTAGCCCACGACCTGGCCGACTACGGCGCCGTACGCCGCCATATGGTGCGCATGGCGATCCCCCCGCTACTCGTCCTGGCCCCGCTGTGGTTGTTGCCGGCATCGCTGTACGTCCACATGGAGATGACGGTGCCGATCTACATCTGGGCACTGTTGATGGCATTGGCGTTGAACAAGGTGTGGCGCCGTCACCGGCTGGCCCAGCACAATCTGGATCCCAACCTCGTCGACGAGATCAAGTACAAGAAGGAAGCCCACATTCACGAGGACTACATCCGGCGCTTCGGCCCCCGGCCGGAATCGGCCCGCTTCCAGGCCAACAGCAGCCCCTTCTGA
- a CDS encoding peptidoglycan recognition protein family protein — protein MAIDDLGWLANVLRAEGLTVTEIDGWRQRGHGYIDDAWGVVCHHTGGDTVAADLVADGTADLPGPLSHILVGRDGSATVVAAGIAHHAGHGSYPDLPANRANAHTIGIHAVSAGKKPYPLEQYLAYVQCCAAVVAKIGQPASHVIGHKEWDLTKHDPSLSMDQLRADIADRIPGRTRYSRRHGCR, from the coding sequence GTGGCCATCGATGATTTGGGTTGGCTCGCGAACGTCCTGCGGGCCGAGGGGCTCACGGTGACCGAGATCGACGGATGGCGTCAACGCGGCCACGGGTACATCGACGACGCGTGGGGCGTGGTGTGCCACCACACCGGGGGCGACACCGTCGCCGCTGACCTGGTTGCTGACGGCACCGCCGACCTACCGGGCCCGTTGTCACACATTCTTGTTGGCCGTGACGGCTCCGCCACGGTCGTTGCTGCCGGCATCGCGCACCACGCGGGCCACGGATCGTATCCGGATCTGCCTGCCAACAGGGCCAACGCCCACACGATCGGTATCCATGCCGTCAGCGCCGGCAAGAAGCCCTATCCCCTGGAGCAGTATCTGGCCTACGTGCAGTGCTGCGCGGCGGTCGTCGCCAAGATCGGGCAACCCGCATCACATGTGATCGGGCACAAGGAATGGGACCTCACCAAACACGATCCGTCGCTGAGCATGGATCAGCTCCGGGCTGATATCGCAGACCGGATTCCCGGCCGCACGCGGTACAGTCGTCGGCATGGGTGCCGGTGA
- a CDS encoding MFS transporter produces MKPSLCAVAASLYLTEYTLYSNSSSTVLLNSAISESFDIPFAQAAYVGVAFLAGFCLALLPAGMTVHRYPAMRAFQVSSMALVVLGIAASLSPQFWVLIVIRFLQGVASAALAPQIFRIIRQQFYPDHHSAVLGTWGLVVSASALASPLITAALNDAWGWRSFPYETVATTIAAVALMALASTGRSAPEEQPAPNRSPGPAAVIVGLGVAQVGIFLVTSLADTAVTRIALCTTAIAVGATVIVICRRTSDGTRPVLYQSFLIVFVAGMATNVFTLSVMYFLQQVRSFDSYRSALVLLPMAFFAGLLPVLPWGRPGNSHENTRLVSYGAILLIVTAASLTVPATVPGDGVVPLLVSAALMGGAMGLLWSPLAANVLTNSAQIPFDSSVYHYLRALGAAIGVSIGATVVGETADGTDLFSTVAALIALAGIVAFVAAQAARRAASSQLAPVG; encoded by the coding sequence ATGAAGCCGTCCCTTTGCGCCGTTGCGGCGTCGCTATATCTGACCGAATACACCCTCTACTCCAACTCCTCGTCGACTGTGCTGTTGAATTCGGCGATTTCCGAGTCTTTCGACATACCGTTCGCGCAAGCCGCCTACGTCGGCGTGGCTTTTCTGGCGGGCTTCTGCCTGGCCCTGCTGCCTGCCGGGATGACCGTGCACCGCTATCCAGCCATGCGTGCCTTCCAGGTGAGCTCGATGGCGCTCGTCGTGCTCGGTATTGCCGCCAGCCTCAGCCCACAGTTCTGGGTCCTGATCGTCATCCGGTTCCTCCAGGGCGTGGCATCGGCCGCCCTGGCCCCGCAGATCTTCCGGATCATCCGCCAACAGTTCTATCCCGATCATCACTCCGCGGTGCTCGGAACCTGGGGTCTGGTGGTCTCCGCTTCCGCGTTGGCGTCACCGCTGATCACCGCGGCACTCAACGACGCGTGGGGATGGCGCTCGTTCCCGTACGAGACCGTGGCCACCACTATTGCCGCCGTTGCCCTGATGGCGTTGGCCTCCACCGGGCGCAGCGCTCCCGAGGAGCAGCCCGCGCCGAACCGGTCGCCCGGCCCGGCGGCGGTGATCGTCGGCCTGGGCGTGGCGCAGGTGGGAATCTTCCTGGTGACGAGCCTGGCCGACACGGCCGTGACCCGAATTGCGCTGTGCACCACAGCAATCGCCGTCGGCGCCACGGTCATCGTGATCTGCCGGCGCACGTCTGACGGAACCCGACCAGTCCTCTACCAGAGCTTCCTCATCGTCTTCGTCGCCGGTATGGCGACCAACGTCTTCACCCTTTCGGTGATGTACTTCCTGCAGCAGGTACGGTCCTTCGACTCCTATCGGTCGGCACTGGTCCTGCTCCCGATGGCATTCTTCGCGGGCCTACTGCCGGTGCTGCCGTGGGGACGTCCCGGCAACAGCCACGAGAACACCCGGCTCGTGAGCTACGGTGCCATCCTGCTGATCGTGACCGCGGCGAGTCTCACGGTCCCGGCCACCGTGCCAGGCGACGGTGTCGTCCCGCTGCTCGTCAGCGCCGCCCTGATGGGTGGCGCGATGGGCCTGCTGTGGAGTCCGTTGGCCGCCAACGTGCTGACCAATTCCGCACAGATCCCCTTCGATTCCAGCGTGTACCACTACCTGCGCGCACTCGGCGCCGCGATCGGGGTGTCGATCGGCGCGACGGTCGTCGGCGAAACAGCTGATGGCACAGACCTGTTCAGCACCGTCGCCGCGCTCATCGCGCTCGCCGGGATCGTGGCATTCGTTGCCGCCCAGGCGGCCCGACGCGCGGCCTCCTCGCAGTTGGCCCCGGTCGGATGA
- a CDS encoding ABC transporter substrate-binding protein: MSAEITFGWPTAQLTRDPRLAYNTMSKTYARMAFDSLLDVDETTGELVPWLATSRRQIDPLTVEFVIRAGVQFSDGTALSGADVRQSFLDILGLQHVQPLPAAVAALAGLKDIRATAATVTFHFERHNAAFLRSLAGVGLAVSKAAGDTRVGTGRWRPALGSGVPATLTDGSHQVVFVQAEHPDTDVYAGDAAAEYRMAEHDNAGITYGLCPNTSRGPLTDPRIRRALSLLIDHTRLQPILAQAGYTSATSVLAPTTRYHRDLSTELTYDPVRAHRLLDAAGAGPGLTFEVLFNSTFSPIDTELLTAVADQWSRHGIRLRLADVGFAELRSRQQSGDYDFRFFYYTGEDPDVLRYQFAVSQRNMNRRLQSDDLDDLLDAQLHCADTDARRTLVDTIQELIIERGLWYPIGNVRTVAGYRPGAVAARLDTEGLVRLEPVQTTRKVYVP; encoded by the coding sequence ATGAGCGCCGAGATCACGTTCGGTTGGCCCACCGCACAACTCACCCGGGATCCTCGACTCGCCTACAACACCATGTCGAAGACCTACGCCCGCATGGCTTTCGACAGCCTGCTCGACGTCGACGAAACCACCGGAGAGCTGGTGCCATGGCTGGCCACGTCACGGCGGCAGATCGATCCGCTCACCGTCGAGTTCGTGATCCGCGCGGGTGTCCAGTTCTCCGACGGCACAGCACTATCCGGTGCGGACGTGCGGCAGAGCTTCCTGGACATCCTCGGGCTGCAGCACGTGCAGCCTCTACCTGCCGCGGTGGCAGCGCTGGCCGGGCTCAAGGACATTCGGGCCACCGCCGCCACCGTGACGTTTCACTTCGAACGCCACAATGCCGCATTCCTGCGGTCGCTGGCCGGCGTGGGCCTCGCCGTCAGCAAGGCCGCCGGTGACACCCGGGTGGGCACGGGCAGGTGGCGACCGGCACTGGGGTCCGGTGTGCCCGCGACATTGACCGACGGTTCGCACCAGGTGGTCTTCGTGCAGGCCGAACATCCCGACACCGATGTCTACGCCGGTGACGCCGCCGCCGAGTACCGGATGGCCGAACACGACAACGCCGGCATCACATACGGGCTGTGCCCCAACACATCCCGCGGTCCGCTCACCGATCCGAGGATCAGGCGTGCGCTGTCGCTGCTGATCGACCACACCCGGTTGCAACCCATCCTCGCGCAGGCGGGGTACACCTCAGCGACCTCGGTTCTGGCGCCCACCACGCGCTACCACCGGGATCTCAGCACCGAGCTCACCTACGATCCCGTTCGGGCCCATCGCCTGCTGGACGCTGCCGGGGCCGGGCCAGGCCTCACCTTCGAGGTGCTGTTCAACAGCACCTTCTCCCCGATCGACACCGAACTCCTCACCGCGGTCGCCGACCAATGGTCGAGGCATGGGATCCGACTGCGGCTCGCCGACGTCGGCTTCGCCGAGTTGCGGAGCCGCCAGCAGTCCGGCGACTACGACTTCCGGTTCTTCTACTACACCGGCGAAGATCCCGACGTGCTGCGCTACCAGTTCGCCGTCTCGCAGCGAAACATGAACCGCCGCCTACAATCCGACGACCTCGACGATCTGCTCGACGCACAACTGCACTGTGCCGATACCGACGCGCGCCGCACCCTGGTGGACACCATCCAGGAGCTGATCATCGAACGGGGCCTGTGGTATCCGATCGGCAATGTCCGCACTGTGGCCGGCTATCGGCCCGGAGCGGTCGCGGCACGGCTCGACACCGAAGGGCTCGTTCGGCTCGAGCCCGTCCAGACAACACGAAAGGTTTACGTCCCATGA